In Candidatus Paracaedimonas acanthamoebae, one DNA window encodes the following:
- a CDS encoding TatD family hydrolase, protein MFIDPHIHMTSRTTEDLIKMQKAGIVAIIEPSFWVGQPRTSVGTFQDYFNSLIGWERFRASQFGIRHYCTIGLNSKEANNESLAEQVMELIPLYACKEGVVAIGEIGFDEQTPAEEKYFRKQLELAKELSLPVMVHTPHRDKKQGTSRSMDVCLEHGLQPHQVVIDHNNEETAQEVLDRGFWAAFTIYPHTKMGNERMVDIVKHYGSERIIVDSSADWGHSDPLAVSKTAHLMRERGIPKEHIHDVCYKNSLTVYSQSGQMKEEDWLNPPHMDQTALFNGNSVLRGQTLLASIEDNIIIN, encoded by the coding sequence ATGTTTATTGATCCTCATATCCATATGACCTCACGAACAACAGAAGATCTTATTAAAATGCAGAAAGCTGGCATCGTAGCCATAATAGAGCCTTCTTTTTGGGTGGGACAGCCACGTACTTCTGTTGGCACATTTCAAGATTATTTTAATAGTTTAATAGGTTGGGAGCGTTTTCGAGCAAGTCAATTCGGGATTCGACATTATTGCACCATCGGTCTTAACTCAAAAGAAGCCAATAATGAATCTCTTGCTGAGCAAGTTATGGAATTGATCCCTTTATATGCATGTAAAGAAGGAGTCGTTGCTATTGGTGAAATTGGATTTGATGAACAAACACCTGCTGAAGAAAAATATTTTCGTAAACAATTAGAGCTCGCCAAAGAACTTTCCTTACCTGTAATGGTGCATACCCCGCATCGCGATAAAAAACAAGGTACCTCAAGAAGCATGGATGTCTGCTTAGAGCATGGGTTGCAACCTCATCAAGTTGTCATTGATCATAACAATGAAGAAACAGCACAAGAAGTATTAGATCGTGGTTTTTGGGCAGCATTTACGATTTACCCCCATACAAAAATGGGAAATGAAAGAATGGTAGACATTGTTAAACATTATGGTTCTGAACGGATCATTGTAGATAGTTCTGCTGATTGGGGACATAGTGATCCTTTAGCCGTTTCTAAGACAGCCCATCTTATGCGTGAGAGAGGTATTCCCAAGGAACATATTCATGATGTGTGTTACAAAAATTCTTTGACCGTTTACTCTCAAAGCGGCCAAATGAAAGAAGAGGATTGGTTAAATCCTCCTCATATGGATCAAACAGCCTTATTTAACGGTAATTCTGTTTTACGGGGGCAAACTTTATTAGCAAGCATTGAAGATAATATTATTATTAATTAA
- the eboE gene encoding metabolite traffic protein EboE yields the protein MRIGENDFFHLTYCSNIHPGEHWNEIFHNLENYILPLKASLSPDKSFGIGLRLSDKASRELLSSSALIAFKDWLSHNNLYVFTINGFVYDHFHHKLIKEKVYQPDWTTSERRDYSLRLVKILTALTPPGSESGFSTSPLSYKPWLDASTKLTTFRTATFSLMQVVAEMVRINEGEGKSLHIDIEPEPDCLIATTEEAIFFFKEWLFFEGASQLASLLKVSPNKAEAYIRKHVRLCYDICHFSIEYEDHTRNLRLLKEAGIEIGKVQVSSALKVHVSNDKDRQQGIIQNLTSLTASPYLHQVIIRDKHGNLSRYEDLIKAIPDFSKMAEAEWRIHFHVPLFLEKYDTLHSTQNDVKTVLNLIQENKATSYLEIETYTWDVLPPSLKEDLKDSLQREYEWVLQNFKPKD from the coding sequence ATGAGAATAGGGGAAAATGATTTTTTTCATCTTACTTATTGTTCAAATATTCATCCAGGAGAGCATTGGAATGAAATTTTTCATAATTTAGAGAATTATATCTTACCTCTTAAAGCATCTCTTTCTCCTGATAAATCCTTTGGGATCGGGCTTAGATTGTCGGATAAAGCTTCTAGAGAACTTCTCTCTAGCTCTGCTCTCATTGCTTTTAAAGATTGGCTTTCACACAATAATCTTTATGTTTTTACTATTAATGGCTTTGTTTATGATCATTTCCATCACAAGCTTATCAAAGAAAAAGTCTATCAACCGGATTGGACAACTTCTGAAAGACGAGACTACAGTTTAAGGCTTGTCAAAATATTAACGGCGTTAACTCCTCCAGGAAGTGAAAGCGGTTTTTCTACATCTCCTCTTTCTTATAAGCCATGGCTTGATGCCTCTACAAAGCTTACTACTTTTCGCACAGCGACTTTTTCTCTCATGCAAGTTGTGGCTGAAATGGTGAGAATTAATGAAGGGGAAGGGAAGTCACTTCATATTGATATTGAGCCAGAACCTGATTGTTTAATTGCAACCACGGAAGAAGCTATATTCTTTTTCAAGGAGTGGTTATTTTTTGAAGGTGCATCCCAACTTGCGTCTCTTTTGAAAGTTTCTCCTAACAAAGCAGAGGCTTATATACGAAAACATGTGCGTTTATGCTATGATATTTGTCATTTTTCCATTGAATATGAAGATCATACAAGAAATTTAAGACTCTTAAAAGAGGCCGGTATCGAGATTGGTAAAGTTCAAGTAAGTTCTGCCTTAAAGGTTCACGTATCAAACGATAAGGATAGACAACAAGGCATAATACAAAATTTGACGTCGCTAACCGCGTCTCCTTATCTTCATCAAGTTATCATACGCGATAAACATGGAAATCTCTCTCGTTATGAAGATTTAATAAAAGCAATTCCAGATTTTTCTAAAATGGCTGAAGCCGAATGGCGTATACATTTTCATGTACCGCTATTTTTAGAGAAATACGATACTCTTCACTCCACACAAAATGACGTTAAAACAGTCTTAAATTTAATTCAAGAGAATAAGGCCACATCTTATCTTGAGATTGAAACTTATACATGGGATGTCCTTCCTCCTTCCTTAAAAGAGGACTTAAAAGATTCTCTTCAGCGCGAATATGAATGGGTCTTGCAAAATTTTAAACCAAAGGATTAA
- a CDS encoding alkaline phosphatase family protein, producing the protein MQKTAVINVVGLTKELLGEHTPFLTQWASQGNISTIKPALPAVTCTMQSCYLTGQWPSDHGIVGNGWYFREECEVKFWKQSNKLVRSPKIWEVAKKLDPTFTCTNMFWWYNMYSTVDASATPRPIYAADGRKFPDCYTYPSELRQELQDEYGPFPLFDFWGPKTSIRSSKWIAQASKKLEEKKPATLTLMYLPHLDYNLQRRGPYHPDNAIDLKEIDEVCEDLITFFESRGARVIVLSEYGITPVHNAISINRILRQNGYLEIREERGGEILYAGASSAFAVADHQIAHIYVNDKSKLTKIRKLIEKIPGIELVLAENDKALHHLDHPRSGDLIAIADKDSWFTYYYWLEEHKAPDFARTVDIHRKPGYDPVELFVDPKITFPNLKFLMAMAKKKLGFRYLLDVIPLDPSLIKGSHGRYTAPDQGPLIISKQKHIFSNERLQSIDVYNVILAHLGIG; encoded by the coding sequence ATGCAAAAAACAGCTGTTATTAATGTTGTTGGGCTTACAAAAGAATTATTAGGTGAACATACGCCTTTTTTAACTCAATGGGCTTCTCAAGGAAATATTTCTACGATCAAACCGGCTCTTCCAGCTGTAACCTGTACTATGCAGAGTTGTTATCTTACAGGACAATGGCCAAGTGATCATGGCATTGTGGGAAATGGGTGGTATTTTCGAGAGGAGTGTGAAGTTAAATTCTGGAAGCAATCGAACAAATTGGTAAGGAGTCCTAAAATTTGGGAGGTCGCCAAAAAATTAGATCCTACTTTTACATGCACGAATATGTTTTGGTGGTATAATATGTATTCAACTGTTGATGCATCGGCTACACCAAGACCTATTTATGCGGCCGATGGTCGTAAATTTCCAGATTGCTATACTTATCCTTCAGAGTTACGACAAGAACTTCAGGATGAATATGGTCCCTTTCCTTTATTTGATTTTTGGGGGCCTAAAACATCTATTCGCTCTTCAAAATGGATTGCACAAGCTTCTAAAAAATTAGAAGAAAAAAAACCGGCAACACTAACCCTTATGTACTTACCGCATTTGGATTATAATCTTCAACGACGAGGCCCATATCATCCAGATAATGCGATTGATTTAAAAGAAATTGATGAAGTTTGTGAAGATCTAATTACATTTTTTGAATCGAGGGGAGCACGAGTTATTGTCCTTTCTGAATATGGGATCACACCTGTACATAATGCAATCTCGATAAATAGGATATTAAGGCAGAATGGTTATCTTGAAATTCGAGAAGAACGAGGAGGGGAGATTTTATATGCTGGCGCAAGTAGCGCTTTTGCTGTAGCTGACCACCAAATTGCGCATATTTATGTAAATGATAAAAGTAAACTCACAAAAATACGTAAGCTTATTGAAAAAATTCCCGGTATTGAACTCGTTTTGGCTGAAAATGATAAAGCTCTACACCATTTAGATCATCCGAGGTCTGGCGATTTAATAGCAATTGCCGATAAGGATTCGTGGTTTACCTATTACTATTGGCTTGAAGAACATAAAGCCCCTGATTTTGCACGGACGGTTGATATACATCGTAAGCCAGGCTATGATCCTGTAGAACTTTTTGTTGATCCAAAAATTACATTTCCGAATTTAAAATTTCTAATGGCAATGGCCAAGAAAAAATTAGGCTTTCGTTATTTATTGGATGTAATTCCCTTGGATCCATCCTTAATTAAAGGATCCCATGGTCGTTATACAGCGCCTGATCAAGGCCCTCTTATTATTAGTAAACAAAAACATATTTTTTCTAATGAACGATTACAATCTATAGATGTTTATAACGTCATTCTTGCCCATTTAGGGATAGGATAA
- a CDS encoding 3-dehydroquinate synthase — MDILRQEFSVPFSYEVHFTRELFRSDNLTLSNVLEKGKKNTPVKVLIIVDAGVLTKQPSLYDHMISYANTHSNIMMLCQNPIIIPSGEGIKNDPQFLESVYRQIHECGLCRHSYILVIGGGALLDMVGYAAATSHRGIRLIRIPTTVLSQADSGVGVKNSINYFSKKNFLGTFAPPYAVINDFDYLETLEDRDWLSGIAEAVKVSLIKDEKFFNFIHDNAIQLSQQRNMKLMEKLVVRCAELHMNHIGRGGDPFEMGSSRPLDFGHWAAHKLEQLTHHRLRHGEAVAIGLALDITYSHLKGFLSQVEWEKILQTLQRLNFCLYVPELSQHAENPDHPASIFKGLVEFQEHLGGELTIMMLEKIGKGIEIHNVDIHLFQEAIRFLEKYDVEATTFLQEKYIS; from the coding sequence ATGGATATTTTAAGACAAGAATTTTCTGTCCCTTTTTCCTATGAAGTTCATTTTACCAGAGAACTTTTTAGGAGCGATAATCTTACTCTTTCTAACGTACTTGAGAAAGGAAAGAAAAATACTCCCGTAAAGGTCTTAATTATTGTTGATGCAGGAGTTCTCACAAAACAACCGTCTTTGTATGATCATATGATTTCCTACGCAAACACACATTCAAATATCATGATGCTCTGCCAAAACCCCATCATAATTCCAAGTGGTGAAGGAATTAAAAATGATCCCCAGTTCTTAGAGAGTGTTTACCGTCAAATCCATGAATGTGGTCTATGTCGCCATTCTTATATTCTTGTTATTGGGGGAGGGGCATTATTAGATATGGTTGGTTATGCTGCTGCAACGTCTCATCGCGGAATTCGTCTCATTCGCATTCCAACGACTGTTTTATCTCAAGCAGATTCCGGGGTTGGTGTTAAAAATAGTATCAATTATTTTAGTAAGAAAAATTTTTTAGGCACTTTTGCTCCACCTTACGCTGTAATTAACGATTTTGATTATCTTGAAACACTTGAAGATAGAGATTGGCTATCTGGGATTGCGGAAGCGGTCAAAGTTTCATTGATTAAAGACGAAAAATTTTTTAATTTTATTCATGATAATGCCATTCAATTAAGCCAGCAGAGAAACATGAAGCTTATGGAAAAGCTTGTTGTCCGTTGCGCTGAATTACATATGAATCATATTGGTCGGGGAGGGGATCCTTTTGAGATGGGTTCCTCTAGACCTTTAGATTTCGGTCATTGGGCAGCTCATAAATTAGAACAGCTCACCCATCATCGCTTACGTCACGGAGAAGCGGTGGCGATTGGTCTTGCTTTAGATATAACCTATTCTCATTTAAAAGGTTTTTTATCTCAAGTTGAGTGGGAAAAAATTTTACAGACTCTGCAACGATTAAACTTTTGCCTCTATGTGCCAGAACTTTCACAACATGCTGAGAATCCTGATCATCCTGCCAGTATTTTTAAAGGATTAGTAGAATTTCAAGAACATTTAGGAGGGGAATTAACAATTATGATGCTTGAGAAGATTGGAAAAGGCATTGAAATCCATAATGTTGATATTCATCTTTTTCAAGAAGCTATTCGATTTTTAGAAAAATACGATGTCGAAGCAACAACTTTCTTACAAGAGAAGTACATTTCATGA
- the eboC gene encoding UbiA-like protein EboC (EboC, a homolog the polyprenyltransferase UbiA, belongs to system of proteins involved in the trafficking of precursor metabolites to an extracytoplasmic compartment so that the biosynthesis of certain natural products, such as scytonemin, can be completed.): MRNFKAFIYLMRPANIMTSMADIFAGFFVAHTYTITTSHEFDFWIPLLWLLLSTTGLYGGGIIFNDVRDAELDRKERPERLIPSGIITRKQAAIFGLSLFAIGISAAYQVSFLSFYIAVIICFLTFFYNFYAKHFTYLGALIMGLCRSSNLILGASAAGELGNSLEIPLGILSASQLMFVAAITLISKKEVSTSFKASFWPSAILYILSIILTTFAIIHRGLEIMPSLALMVLFSYSIFKPLLKAMKKPHPLVVRQAVKAGILSLILSDAAIVTGFASWEYGVGVLGLIPLSYLFAKYCSVT; encoded by the coding sequence GTGCGTAATTTCAAAGCGTTTATATATTTAATGCGGCCTGCAAATATCATGACTTCCATGGCTGACATTTTTGCAGGTTTCTTCGTAGCGCATACTTATACCATTACAACTTCTCATGAGTTTGATTTTTGGATACCTTTACTGTGGCTTCTTCTTTCAACAACGGGACTCTATGGAGGGGGAATTATTTTTAATGATGTTCGTGATGCAGAACTTGATCGTAAAGAACGTCCAGAAAGATTGATTCCAAGTGGTATTATCACACGAAAACAAGCAGCAATATTTGGCCTAAGTTTATTTGCAATAGGTATTAGTGCAGCTTACCAAGTATCTTTTTTATCCTTTTATATTGCTGTCATAATTTGTTTTCTAACATTTTTTTATAATTTTTATGCGAAGCACTTTACCTATCTTGGCGCACTTATTATGGGACTTTGTCGAAGTAGTAATTTAATTTTAGGAGCAAGTGCTGCAGGAGAATTAGGGAATTCTTTAGAAATTCCTCTGGGGATTTTAAGCGCAAGCCAACTTATGTTTGTAGCCGCAATAACTCTTATCAGCAAAAAAGAAGTTAGCACGAGCTTTAAAGCTAGCTTCTGGCCATCCGCCATTCTCTATATCTTATCAATCATATTGACTACTTTTGCAATTATCCATAGAGGGTTAGAGATTATGCCTTCTTTGGCTCTCATGGTTCTTTTTTCCTATTCTATTTTTAAACCTCTCTTAAAAGCCATGAAGAAACCTCATCCCTTAGTTGTTCGGCAAGCTGTAAAAGCAGGGATACTCTCTTTAATTCTTTCTGATGCTGCCATTGTAACGGGATTTGCGTCTTGGGAATATGGAGTGGGTGTATTGGGATTAATACCGCTTTCATATCTCTTTGCTAAATATTGTTCTGTTACTTGA
- a CDS encoding EboA domain-containing protein: MYYQSNLEQVFSLLEEILILNAQEESFKWLKDQQEHAFSDKSDFIYFKIFSSIPRYFTKDQLQLTPDLLERIKILRKNWYLSHWSVDQAARIFLLLMITNTRQKDFKKIFLKLYATANIQELVTLYQSLPLLPAPQDFILQAAEGIRSNMTSVFNAIALYNQYPFNFFNQEAWNQMILKALFIGADISHIVGINIRANPTLASMLIDYAFERISAKRPVKSDLWYLVGISTMNNISALTQILKNPNREIQQGAALACHYCPLPEAKENLIQYSHLQENIKPNICEIDNHFNLSTINNLTRGEDKYVY, encoded by the coding sequence GTGTATTATCAGTCTAATCTTGAACAAGTATTTTCTTTATTGGAAGAAATTCTAATTCTTAATGCGCAAGAAGAGAGCTTTAAGTGGTTAAAAGATCAGCAAGAACATGCATTTTCAGATAAGTCAGATTTTATTTATTTTAAGATATTTAGTAGTATCCCGCGCTATTTTACGAAAGACCAACTTCAGTTAACCCCAGATTTATTAGAAAGAATTAAGATACTTCGTAAAAATTGGTATCTATCTCATTGGTCTGTTGATCAAGCTGCCCGTATTTTTCTACTTTTAATGATCACAAATACTCGACAAAAAGACTTTAAAAAAATATTTTTAAAACTCTATGCTACAGCAAATATTCAAGAATTAGTGACCCTTTATCAAAGCCTTCCTCTCTTACCTGCACCTCAAGATTTTATTTTGCAGGCCGCAGAAGGAATACGAAGCAACATGACATCCGTTTTTAATGCGATCGCGCTATATAATCAATATCCTTTTAATTTTTTTAATCAAGAAGCTTGGAATCAGATGATTTTAAAAGCTCTTTTTATCGGCGCTGATATCTCTCATATTGTTGGCATTAATATACGAGCTAACCCGACATTAGCTTCTATGCTTATAGATTATGCCTTTGAAAGAATATCCGCTAAGCGCCCAGTAAAAAGCGACTTATGGTACCTTGTAGGTATTTCTACTATGAATAATATTTCTGCATTAACACAAATTTTAAAAAATCCAAACAGAGAAATACAGCAAGGGGCAGCTTTAGCTTGCCATTATTGTCCCTTACCTGAAGCAAAAGAAAATCTTATTCAATATTCACATTTACAGGAAAATATAAAGCCAAACATATGTGAGATAGATAACCACTTTAACCTTTCTACGATTAACAATTTAACGCGCGGAGAAGACAAATATGTTTATTGA